Proteins encoded by one window of Pseudorca crassidens isolate mPseCra1 chromosome 3, mPseCra1.hap1, whole genome shotgun sequence:
- the JUNB gene encoding transcription factor JunB — translation MCTKMEQPFYHDDSYAAAGYGRTPGGLSLHDYKLLKPSLALNLADPYRNLKAPGARGPGPEGSGGGSYFSSQGSDTGASLKLASSELERLIVPNSNGVITTTPTPPGQYFYPRGGGSGGGAGGAGGGVTEEQEGFADGFVKALDDLHKMNHVTPPNVSLGASGGPPAGPGGVYAGPEPPPVYTNLSSYSPASATSGGAGATVGTGSSYPTATISYLPHAPPFAGGHPAQLGLGRGASTFKEEPQTVPEARSRDATPPVSPINMEDQERIKVERKRLRNRLAATKCRKRKLERIARLEDKVKTLKAENAGLSSTAGLLREQVAQLKQKVMTHVSNGCQLLLGVKGHAF, via the coding sequence ATGTGCACTAAAATGGAACAGCCCTTCTACCACGACGACTCATACGCAGCGGCCGGATACGGCCGGACCCCGGGCGGCCTCTCTCTACACGACTACAAACTCCTGAAACCCAGCCTGGCGCTCAACCTGGCCGACCCCTACCGAAATCTTAAAGCACCCGGAGCGCGGGGCCCCGGCCCAGAGGGCAGCGGTGGCGGCAGCTACTTTTCCAGCCAGGGCTCGGACACCGGCGCGTCGCTCAAGCTCGCCTCATCGGAGCTGGAGCGCCTGATCGTCCCCAACAGCAACGGCGTGATCACGACGACGCCCACGCCCCCGGGACAGTACTTTTACCCCCGCGGGGGTGGCAGTGGTGGAGGTGCGGGGGGCGCAGGGGGCGGCGTCACCGAGGAGCAGGAAGGCTTCGCCGACGGCTTTGTAAAAGCTCTGGACGACCTGCACAAGATGAACCACGTGACGCCCCCCAACGTGTCCCTGGGCGCCAGCGGGGGGCCCCCGGCCGGGCCCGGGGGCGTATATGCCGGCCCGGAGCCGCCTCCCGTCTACACCAACCTCAGCAGCTATTCTCCAGCCTCTGCGACCTCCGGAGGAGCCGGGGCCACCGTCGGGACTGGGAGCTCGTACCCGACGGCCACCATCAGCTACCTCCCACACGCGCCGCCCTTCGCCGGCGGTCACCCGGCGCAGCTGGGCCTGGGCCGCGGCGCCTCCACCTTCAAGGAGGAACCGCAGACCGTGCCTGAGGCGCGCAGCCGCGACGCCACGCCGCCGGTGTCCCCCATCAACATGGAAGACCAGGAGCGCATCAAAGTAGAGCGCAAGCGGCTGCGGAACCGGCTGGCGGCCACCAAGTGCCGGAAGCGGAAGCTGGAGCGCATCGCGCGCCTGGAGGACAAGGTGAAGACACTCAAGGCCGAGAACGCCGGGCTGTCCAGCACTGCCGGCCTCCTCCGCGAGCAGGTGGCCCAGCTCAAACAGAAGGTCATGACCCACGTCAGCAACGGCTGCCAGCTACTGCTTGGGGTCAAGGGACACGCCTTCTGA